A single genomic interval of Maniola jurtina chromosome 23, ilManJurt1.1, whole genome shotgun sequence harbors:
- the LOC123877442 gene encoding ommochrome-binding protein-like isoform X2, which produces MKVILVVVLLSCYAEAQIPTDNCDGIIIENIKHEHEVLKSLRMPYQLAMDYNTNTLFFSYSIDDEDTIYESAYINLKTNEFGIIPGIAAGFANAVDERGNVVYLGGSDGIYQFNYETKVATRLNGTDDNIWQLFFKEDLYYTKFPEEEIYIFKNNQSHRVPELIGTKGMLVAVDNSDNIYFSNTTGLFVHKKITDNTSFIAVYNVNGFTCDINGETFFSTPHGIYYINDKTQEVEKIASFDNNLYGIAIEPDGTIICALEDSLVRLKPTNTYCYGNETKNQ; this is translated from the exons atgAAGGTCATACTAGTTGTGGTACTTTTATCATGTTATGCAGAAGCACAGATCCCTACTGATAACTGTGATGGTATCataattgaaaacattaaacaTGAACATGAAGTTTTGAAAAGTTTAAGGATGCCATACCAATTAGCAATGGATTATAATACAAATACTTTATTCTTCAGTTATTCCATCGATGACGAAGACACAATTTATGAGTCCGCATACATTAACCTTAAAACTAATGAATTCGGAATTATACCTGGAATTGCAGCAGGATTTGCCAATGCAGTAGATGAGCGTGGCAACGTTGTTTACTTAGGTGGCAGTGATGGTATATACCAGTTTAATTACGAAACCAAAGTTGCAACTCGTCTCAATGGTACTGATGATAATATTTGGCAACTATTTTTCAAAGAAGATTTGTACTACACGAAGTTTCCAGAAGAAgagatttatatatttaaaaataaccaaTCTCACAGAGTGCCTGAATTAATTGGCACAAAGGGAATGTTAGTTGCTGTTGATAATTCAGACAACATTTACTTTTCAAACACAACTGGATTATTTGTTCATAAGAAGATCACGGATAATACCTCCTTCATTGCCGTTTATAATGTGAATGGTTTCACTTGCGATATAAACGGTGAAACGTTTTTTTCTACTCCTCACGGCATATATTATATCAACGACAAAACCCAAGAAGTGGAGAAGATTGCTtcatttgataataatttgtatgGAATAGCTATAGAACCAGATGGGACCATAATTTGCGCGTTAGAAGATAGTCTTGTTAGACTTAAACCAACTAATACTTATTGTTATGGTAATGAGACGAAAAATC AGTAA